From a single Oreochromis niloticus isolate F11D_XX linkage group LG4, O_niloticus_UMD_NMBU, whole genome shotgun sequence genomic region:
- the cd9r gene encoding CD9 antigen isoform X2 yields the protein MALDGCGLLCKYILIIFNIIFAVVGFAFLGLGMWLRFSDNTRAVFHVQELSSSAFVMGVTVLIALGAVMLFVVIFGDYGACSEKRCALQVFSVLLAILATAVVVVGVLANSKRDEVGMKLTEFYGTLYLIYVDSQDPGIAVTLTFIHNALHCCGATGVSIIELVQKTCPEPDGFLEHLKMPSCPGVIVDVFNSKAPMMMGIFIGTGVLLMTAMICALVLLNQLKNAHQERTVYYSNVY from the exons atggctCTGGATGGATGTGGCTTGCTCTGCAAATATATCCTCATCATTTTCAACATCATCTTCGCG GTGGTGGGGTTTGCCTTTCTTGGACTTGGCATGTGGCTGAGGTTCAGCGACAACACAAGAGCGGTCTTCCATGTGCAGGAATTAAGCTCCAGCGCATTTGTTATGG GTGTGACTGTGCTGATCGCTCTCGGGGCGGTGATGCTGTTTGTGGTGATATTTGGAGACTACGGTGCCTGCAGCGAGAAGAGATGCGCTCTGCAAGTG TTCTCCGTCCTTCTGGCCATACTGGCTACAGCGGTAGTTGTTGTTGGAGTGCTTGCCAACTCCAAAAGGGATGAG GTTGGAATGAAGTTGACTGAGTTCTATGGTACCTTGTATCTTATCTATGTGGACAGTCAAGACCCAGGAATTgctgtcacactcacattcatccACAACGCG CTTCACTGTTGTGGAGCGACTGGTGTCTCCATAATAGAGCTCGTTCAGAAGACCTGCCCCGAACCAGATGGGTTTCTGGAACACCTCAAGATGCCT AGCTGTCCTGGCGTCATCGTAGATGTCTTTAACAGTAAAGCACCAATGATGATGGGCATCTTCATTGGAACTGGAGTGCTCCTG ATGACGGCCATGATCTGCGCCTTAGTTCTCCTGAACCAGCTCAAGAACGCCCATCAGGAGAGGACAGTGTACTATTCGAATGTGTACTAA
- the cd9r gene encoding CD9 antigen isoform X1, giving the protein MALDGCGLLCKYILIIFNIIFAVVGFAFLGLGMWLRFSDNTRAVFHVQELSSSAFVMGVTVLIALGAVMLFVVIFGDYGACSEKRCALQVFSVLLAILATAVVVVGVLANSKRDEVGMKLTEFYGTLYLIYVDSQDPGIAVTLTFIHNALHCCGATGVSIIELVQKTCPEPDGFLEHLKMPSCPGVIVDVFNSKAPMMMGIFIGTGVLLFIALICSITLSRKIISVSTPQYIILTQTTSTQANFQPAQHEVVTTTYPDQEPVFFTPLSAANIPVAYA; this is encoded by the exons atggctCTGGATGGATGTGGCTTGCTCTGCAAATATATCCTCATCATTTTCAACATCATCTTCGCG GTGGTGGGGTTTGCCTTTCTTGGACTTGGCATGTGGCTGAGGTTCAGCGACAACACAAGAGCGGTCTTCCATGTGCAGGAATTAAGCTCCAGCGCATTTGTTATGG GTGTGACTGTGCTGATCGCTCTCGGGGCGGTGATGCTGTTTGTGGTGATATTTGGAGACTACGGTGCCTGCAGCGAGAAGAGATGCGCTCTGCAAGTG TTCTCCGTCCTTCTGGCCATACTGGCTACAGCGGTAGTTGTTGTTGGAGTGCTTGCCAACTCCAAAAGGGATGAG GTTGGAATGAAGTTGACTGAGTTCTATGGTACCTTGTATCTTATCTATGTGGACAGTCAAGACCCAGGAATTgctgtcacactcacattcatccACAACGCG CTTCACTGTTGTGGAGCGACTGGTGTCTCCATAATAGAGCTCGTTCAGAAGACCTGCCCCGAACCAGATGGGTTTCTGGAACACCTCAAGATGCCT AGCTGTCCTGGCGTCATCGTAGATGTCTTTAACAGTAAAGCACCAATGATGATGGGCATCTTCATTGGAACTGGAGTGCTCCTG TTCATCGCTCTGATTTGCAGCATTACCCTCAGCAGAAAGATTATTTCTGTCTCAACACCTCAGTACATTATCCTGACTCAAACCACTTCTACTCAGGCTAACTTTCAGCCAGCTCAGCATGAAGTAGTCACCACCACCTATCCTGACCAGGAGCCGGTCTTTTTCACTCCTCTCAGCGCAGCCAACATCCCCGTAGCTTATGCTTAG